The window TGTTCACGGCTTAACAGGAAATAGTAAACAGCTACATTACTACGCCGAGTTACTCAAGGGTGACTATCGATTTATTTCTGTCGATTTAAGAGGTCGCGGAAATAGCTCCGAGGCTACTGAAAATACAGGTATCGAGCAGCATACACAGGATATTATCAGTTTAATCGATGCATTAAATATACAAAATCCGATATTAATGGGCTACTCAATGGGTGGATTTATCATGGCTAATGTAGCTAGTAAACGGGATGATGTGAAAGGTGTTATTTTACTTGATGGTGCTGCAACCTGTACGGATCATCAACGACAAATTGTGGAGCCTTCTCTTGGCCGGATTAGTAAACATTATGAAACGGCAGAGGACTATTTGGAGGAAATCAAGAGAATTTATAGTAATCTTGGAGTAGTTTGGAATGATCATATGGAAAGTGTTGGTCGCTATGAAATAGCCGAAGTAGATGGTCATTGGGAGAATAAATCGGATGAAACAAAAATTCGTCAAGATTTCCAAAGCTTCTATGATTACAAGCCAGCCGAAGTGTTTGCTCAGGTAGAATGTCCAGTG is drawn from Psychrobacillus sp. INOP01 and contains these coding sequences:
- a CDS encoding alpha/beta fold hydrolase; the encoded protein is MEYRSIEVNGGTLAYAEYEGTKGVIIGVHGLTGNSKQLHYYAELLKGDYRFISVDLRGRGNSSEATENTGIEQHTQDIISLIDALNIQNPILMGYSMGGFIMANVASKRDDVKGVILLDGAATCTDHQRQIVEPSLGRISKHYETAEDYLEEIKRIYSNLGVVWNDHMESVGRYEIAEVDGHWENKSDETKIRQDFQSFYDYKPAEVFAQVECPVLLVHSTGGIGAMPALFLAESYIETQQYARNIHKITTDSNHYTLVFEERSDVNPTIKDFVKKL